The following coding sequences are from one uncultured Desulfobacter sp. window:
- a CDS encoding DUF6079 family protein yields the protein MKYGELIQFDPIESVVQLRDADKTSAANQLVSTYVVSDEMAERMVRLVIPQLQFEQPLDNKGILVVGNYGTGKSHLMSVVSSIAADASLLDRLNHKSVKAEADKIAGKFKVIRTEIGATTMSLRDILVAELEEHLENMGVRYVFPDSGTITSHKRAFEDMMAKFGEVFPEQGLLLVVDELLDYLRTRKDQELILDLNFLREVGEVCKDLRFRFMSGVQEAIFDSPRFAFVADSIRRVKDRFEQILIARNDVKFVVSERLLKKTAEQQAKIREYLTPFAKYYGGLNERMDEFVRLFPVHPDYIDTFERVTVVEKREVLKTLSMGMKSVLNKEIPENEPGLIAFDSYWNTLKQNASFRAVPEIRAVIDCSQVLESRIENAITRKQYKPMALRLIHALSVHRLTTGDIYAPLGASAEELRDRLCLFDPLIAELGSDEPDKDLQTHVETVLREIHKTVSGQFISLNTDNRQYYLDLKKTDDFDALIDKRAESLDDGQLDRFYYEALKRVMECQDSTYVTGYKIWQHELIWQDHKAARTGYLFFGAPNERSTAVPTRDFYIYFIQPNDPPRFKDDKMGDEVFFRLKPAKETGEEFQTSLKNYAAALDLAGTSSGHAKSTYEAKANGFLKKVVQWLQKHMADTYELTYQGISKPMTDWAKGFSIRDLTGLSPHETINFRDLINAIAGICLSPHFENQAPEYPFFSVLITERNRAQAAQDALRAIGGQNRTKQATSVLDALDLLNGEKIDPYKSPYARFILDIIKAKGHGQVVNRNEIIQDDHGLEYMNPGGSRLEPEWVTVLIAALVYSGDIVLSIPGKKFDATGLAQLAATGMDELIRFKHLEQPKEWNIPALKAMFELLGMTPGMAQLVTQGKDEPIQDLQQAVGKLVKRIVMTQQTLREGLSFWGLDLLAGTDLANQASGLDTAKTFFESLQAYTSPGKLKNFRYSMDEVKTHEKAVKALGDLAALREFVMDHSPTASWLSTAEGVLPSEHDWVDRMKTTRQDVLEMLKQTDLTELANQSQNIGTTLQQLKKDYIVVYIGLHTKARLGVNDDKRKADLMGDPRLQTLLKLAGIDLMPRQQLTDYQNRLAGLKSCFALTEQNLETTPACPHCGFRPSVEAGTAQGSQMIDQMDNDLDAMVGKWTLTLLGNLEDPITQTKMDLLKVDDREPLEAFIKSRELPVPLDTNFVHALKEVLSGLVKVSIKAQDLQKALQIESGPATPAEIKKRFDDYIDQLTKGKDPAKVRIVLE from the coding sequence ATGAAATACGGAGAGCTAATTCAATTTGATCCGATAGAATCGGTTGTTCAGCTGCGCGATGCTGACAAAACAAGCGCTGCCAATCAGCTGGTTAGCACATATGTGGTTTCTGATGAAATGGCCGAGCGAATGGTTCGCCTTGTAATTCCTCAGCTTCAGTTTGAGCAGCCGCTTGATAATAAAGGTATCTTGGTTGTCGGTAATTACGGTACCGGTAAATCGCACTTGATGTCTGTTGTTTCCAGTATTGCCGCCGATGCGTCCCTGCTTGATCGCTTAAACCACAAAAGCGTTAAAGCGGAAGCTGACAAGATTGCAGGTAAATTCAAGGTCATCCGCACCGAGATCGGAGCAACGACCATGTCCCTCAGAGATATTCTGGTGGCAGAGCTTGAAGAGCATCTTGAAAACATGGGCGTGAGGTACGTCTTCCCGGACTCAGGAACGATTACCAGCCATAAACGGGCATTTGAAGACATGATGGCCAAGTTTGGCGAGGTCTTCCCTGAACAGGGCCTCCTGCTGGTGGTCGATGAGTTACTGGACTATCTGAGAACCCGGAAGGATCAGGAGCTCATCCTTGATTTAAATTTCCTGCGTGAAGTCGGAGAGGTTTGTAAGGATCTGCGTTTCCGATTTATGTCCGGTGTGCAGGAGGCAATATTTGATAGTCCGAGATTTGCCTTTGTAGCCGACAGCATCCGGCGGGTTAAAGACCGGTTTGAACAGATTCTTATTGCCAGAAATGATGTCAAGTTTGTTGTCTCGGAGCGACTGTTAAAAAAGACAGCAGAGCAGCAGGCAAAGATTCGAGAATATCTCACCCCCTTTGCAAAATATTATGGCGGGCTTAACGAGCGCATGGATGAATTCGTCCGGCTGTTTCCGGTTCACCCTGACTACATCGACACCTTTGAAAGAGTAACCGTTGTTGAAAAGCGTGAAGTTTTAAAGACGCTTTCCATGGGTATGAAAAGTGTCTTGAACAAAGAGATCCCGGAGAATGAACCTGGCCTAATTGCCTTTGACAGTTACTGGAATACCTTAAAACAAAATGCATCTTTCCGTGCTGTTCCTGAAATCAGAGCCGTTATCGACTGCAGCCAGGTGCTTGAGTCTCGAATAGAAAATGCGATCACGCGAAAACAATACAAACCCATGGCGTTACGCCTGATTCATGCACTGTCTGTTCATCGTCTCACAACGGGTGATATCTATGCTCCGCTGGGAGCAAGTGCTGAAGAATTACGTGACCGCCTCTGTCTTTTTGATCCGCTGATTGCCGAACTTGGGAGTGATGAGCCGGACAAAGATCTGCAAACCCATGTTGAAACGGTCCTTCGGGAAATTCATAAAACTGTCAGTGGGCAGTTCATATCTTTAAATACGGACAACCGTCAGTATTATCTTGATTTGAAAAAAACAGATGATTTCGACGCCCTCATTGATAAAAGAGCCGAAAGTCTGGATGATGGACAGCTTGACCGTTTTTACTATGAAGCATTAAAACGGGTCATGGAATGTCAGGATTCAACATACGTTACCGGCTATAAAATATGGCAGCATGAACTTATCTGGCAGGATCATAAGGCTGCCCGGACAGGATATCTTTTTTTTGGTGCCCCGAATGAGAGATCCACTGCCGTACCGACCCGGGATTTCTATATCTATTTCATTCAGCCAAACGATCCCCCCCGTTTTAAAGATGACAAAATGGGTGATGAAGTTTTTTTCCGCTTAAAACCGGCTAAGGAGACCGGTGAAGAATTTCAGACATCGCTGAAAAACTATGCTGCTGCACTTGATCTGGCAGGGACATCTTCAGGTCATGCAAAATCAACCTATGAAGCCAAGGCAAACGGTTTTCTCAAGAAAGTTGTGCAATGGCTTCAAAAACACATGGCAGATACATATGAGTTGACCTATCAGGGAATCTCAAAACCGATGACAGATTGGGCAAAAGGGTTTTCAATACGTGACTTGACCGGTTTGTCGCCCCATGAAACAATCAATTTCCGGGACTTAATCAACGCGATTGCCGGTATCTGCCTGTCACCACATTTCGAAAATCAGGCACCTGAATATCCGTTTTTCTCCGTTTTGATTACAGAGAGAAACAGAGCACAGGCGGCACAGGATGCACTCCGGGCAATTGGCGGCCAGAATCGAACCAAGCAGGCAACATCTGTGCTGGATGCCCTGGATCTTCTGAACGGTGAAAAAATAGACCCCTACAAATCCCCATATGCCCGTTTTATCCTCGATATTATAAAAGCAAAAGGACATGGTCAGGTCGTGAACCGGAATGAAATCATTCAGGATGATCATGGTCTGGAATATATGAATCCGGGCGGCTCCCGTCTTGAACCGGAATGGGTGACAGTGCTGATCGCCGCTCTGGTCTACTCGGGCGACATCGTCCTTTCTATTCCGGGTAAAAAATTCGATGCCACCGGCCTTGCGCAGCTTGCGGCGACCGGCATGGATGAACTGATTCGATTCAAGCACCTTGAGCAGCCCAAGGAATGGAACATCCCGGCTCTCAAGGCCATGTTCGAGCTTCTCGGCATGACACCGGGAATGGCCCAGCTGGTTACGCAAGGTAAAGATGAGCCTATTCAGGATCTTCAGCAGGCCGTAGGGAAACTTGTCAAACGGATCGTGATGACCCAGCAGACCCTGCGTGAAGGTCTTTCCTTCTGGGGACTGGATCTCCTTGCCGGAACTGATCTGGCCAATCAGGCGTCAGGGCTGGATACTGCCAAGACTTTTTTTGAGTCGCTCCAAGCTTATACATCACCCGGCAAGTTGAAGAATTTCCGCTACAGCATGGATGAAGTGAAAACCCACGAAAAAGCGGTAAAAGCATTGGGTGATCTGGCCGCGCTCCGTGAATTTGTCATGGACCACAGTCCGACAGCCTCATGGCTTTCAACCGCCGAGGGTGTATTACCATCAGAACACGACTGGGTGGATCGCATGAAAACGACCCGGCAGGATGTGCTGGAAATGCTCAAGCAAACTGATCTGACCGAGCTGGCAAATCAGTCCCAAAATATCGGAACAACCCTTCAGCAGCTCAAGAAAGACTATATCGTTGTCTACATCGGGCTGCATACCAAAGCCCGGCTGGGTGTTAATGACGACAAACGCAAGGCAGACCTGATGGGAGACCCTCGACTGCAGACGCTCCTGAAGCTGGCGGGCATCGATCTGATGCCGAGACAGCAGCTCACTGATTATCAGAACCGGCTGGCCGGGCTGAAAAGCTGTTTTGCCCTGACCGAGCAGAATCTTGAGACCACACCGGCCTGTCCGCATTGCGGATTCCGTCCATCGGTGGAAGCCGGAACAGCCCAAGGTTCGCAGATGATCGATCAGATGGATAACGATCTCGATGCCATGGTGGGCAAATGGACATTAACGCTTCTCGGCAACCTGGAAGACCCGATCACCCAGACCAAAATGGATCTGCTGAAAGTAGACGACCGGGAGCCGCTTGAAGCCTTTATCAAGTCCAGGGAACTCCCTGTTCCGTTGGATACCAATTTTGTCCACGCCCTGAAAGAGGTGTTGTCAGGATTGGTCAAAGTATCAATTAAAGCACAGGATCTGCAGAAAGCACTGCAAATTGAAAGCGGTCCGGCAACACCTGCCGAAATCAAAAAGCGGTTTGATGACTATATCGACCAGCTGACCAAAGGCAAGGACCCGGCAAAAGTCCGCATTGTTCTGGAGTAG
- the brxF gene encoding BREX-3 system P-loop-containing protein BrxF, which produces MAEPIENKVTRSLKAAEELYHRLVLIVGKGGSGKTSVIHNLVKLHDAEPININLCLSKELLELTKKQRQLKLFEILAQSVKDNGDKVFLDNIEILFDIELKQDPLRLLQGLSRNLTVVASWNGTFEKGKLTYAEPGHREYRRYDLTDTLVVSMTGEATVDFKQSSEDKLI; this is translated from the coding sequence ATGGCAGAGCCAATAGAAAACAAAGTGACGCGATCACTCAAAGCAGCCGAAGAGCTATACCACCGTCTTGTGTTGATAGTCGGGAAAGGTGGTTCTGGTAAAACTTCTGTTATTCACAATTTGGTAAAACTGCATGACGCCGAGCCTATCAATATTAATCTGTGCCTCTCAAAAGAGCTGCTTGAGTTAACTAAAAAACAAAGGCAATTGAAGCTGTTCGAAATTTTGGCGCAGTCCGTCAAAGACAACGGGGATAAGGTTTTTCTGGATAATATTGAGATCCTTTTTGATATTGAACTCAAGCAGGACCCTTTGCGTCTGCTTCAGGGACTATCCCGAAATTTAACCGTCGTGGCCTCTTGGAATGGCACCTTTGAAAAAGGCAAGCTGACCTACGCAGAGCCGGGCCACCGTGAATATAGAAGGTACGATTTAACAGATACTCTGGTTGTCAGCATGACCGGCGAGGCAACAGTAGATTTTAAACAGTCAAGCGAGGATAAACTGATATGA
- a CDS encoding helix-turn-helix domain-containing protein, producing the protein MEDRWLSVEEIAQYLGISKDTVYTWINKKKMPAHKIGRLWKFKKEQVDTWVEAGGAVSDITDGKPDK; encoded by the coding sequence ATGGAAGATCGTTGGTTGTCAGTCGAGGAAATTGCTCAATACCTGGGCATCAGCAAAGATACTGTTTACACATGGATAAACAAAAAGAAAATGCCTGCCCACAAGATTGGACGTCTGTGGAAGTTCAAAAAGGAACAGGTGGACACATGGGTTGAGGCTGGTGGCGCGGTTTCCGATATTACCGATGGAAAACCGGACAAATAG
- a CDS encoding 4-oxalocrotonate tautomerase family protein — MMPYVNIKITDENVTKEQKLKLIQGATQLLVDVLDKNPATTVVVIDEVKTDNWGIGGECVTELRKRK; from the coding sequence ATGATGCCGTACGTTAACATCAAAATTACAGATGAGAATGTGACAAAGGAACAGAAGCTAAAACTAATTCAGGGGGCAACACAACTCCTGGTGGATGTTTTGGACAAGAATCCCGCCACCACGGTTGTTGTCATTGACGAAGTCAAGACCGACAACTGGGGTATAGGTGGAGAATGCGTAACAGAGCTCAGAAAAAGAAAATAG
- a CDS encoding YbfB/YjiJ family MFS transporter, whose amino-acid sequence MEFEKVQLVMKQQKTGHGLLITGGFLALVIAMGVGRFAYTPLLPGMQNQFGFSDDIAGSMASVNYLGYLIGALLCFKNMRAATKLRLFRISLISSIITTAWMGLVVQIEAWTTLRLVSGMASAGIFILGSSIVMERLPQSKNALGMLIYSGVGGGIALSGVFSPVLVKYFNVQVAWVGLSLICLPLSLVCWFVLIPLEKKSKIDLHSNGEIVFEYPLLLPWLVAAYFFEGFGYIISGTFIVSFLQGQSGFFSSGPVAWTVVGLAASVSIPVFHQLSKRLHLVYVLIIAHLIQGLGIVLPVLSSHWLYVISGAFLFGGTFMGITALTLSIGKTLKPGQSQKVIGLLTAIYGIGQILGPLASGILSKNSGNFVSSIVISAAAVILGGIILITGILKHNIRRL is encoded by the coding sequence ATGGAATTTGAAAAGGTACAACTTGTTATGAAACAACAGAAAACAGGGCATGGATTGTTGATAACAGGCGGCTTTTTAGCTTTGGTGATTGCCATGGGGGTAGGCCGTTTTGCTTACACGCCATTATTGCCGGGAATGCAGAATCAGTTTGGATTCAGTGATGATATTGCAGGTTCAATGGCTTCTGTTAATTATCTGGGATATCTTATTGGTGCACTCTTGTGCTTTAAGAATATGAGAGCAGCAACAAAATTACGTTTATTCCGCATTTCTCTTATATCAAGTATTATAACGACAGCATGGATGGGACTTGTTGTACAGATAGAGGCATGGACGACTCTCCGGTTGGTCAGCGGCATGGCAAGTGCTGGTATATTTATTCTGGGTTCCTCAATTGTGATGGAGCGACTCCCCCAATCTAAAAATGCCCTGGGCATGTTAATTTACAGCGGTGTTGGTGGGGGCATTGCATTGAGCGGAGTGTTTTCTCCGGTGTTGGTTAAATATTTTAATGTCCAGGTAGCTTGGGTGGGGCTCTCTTTGATCTGCTTGCCTTTATCTCTTGTTTGCTGGTTTGTGTTGATTCCTTTGGAAAAAAAATCGAAGATTGATTTACATTCGAATGGGGAAATTGTATTTGAATATCCGCTATTACTTCCATGGCTTGTGGCAGCTTATTTTTTTGAAGGGTTCGGCTATATTATCAGTGGGACATTCATCGTATCCTTTCTCCAGGGTCAGTCCGGATTCTTTTCATCCGGTCCAGTAGCCTGGACAGTGGTCGGTTTGGCAGCCTCGGTCTCCATTCCTGTATTTCACCAATTGTCAAAACGCCTGCATCTGGTTTATGTGTTAATTATAGCCCATCTCATACAGGGCCTGGGAATTGTACTTCCAGTCTTATCGTCCCACTGGCTATATGTCATTTCAGGAGCGTTTTTATTTGGCGGCACGTTCATGGGAATAACGGCTTTAACTCTTTCCATCGGTAAAACACTTAAGCCAGGCCAAAGCCAAAAGGTGATTGGGCTGTTGACAGCCATATATGGTATCGGCCAGATTCTCGGCCCCCTGGCGTCTGGGATTTTATCTAAAAATTCTGGGAATTTTGTATCTTCCATAGTGATATCTGCTGCCGCAGTAATTTTAGGCGGCATAATTTTGATAACAGGTATTTTAAAACACAATATAAGGAGGTTATGA
- a CDS encoding LysR family transcriptional regulator produces the protein MDIWGLKIFKTVAEEGSISKAALKLNCVQSNVTARVRQLESELDVSLFHRKHRGVELTAKGRILIDYAKDAVQLIDNALLAVSDDEFIKGPLSIGTMESTAAVRLPALFSIYHKQYPDVQLKLQTGTTEFLVKSVLDYQLDAAFVAGPVDHPDLFSYHAFNEELVVITEKRIKSLANLDRPDFIVFRRGCSYRGALEAWAKDKGIIPGQIMELGTLEGILGFVNVGMGITMLPQSIVSNLRWEHSVKTHGIPQKSRKTSTLLVHRKDRVITRALKNFIKFLSNREPHSKDK, from the coding sequence ATGGATATTTGGGGACTTAAAATTTTTAAAACCGTGGCTGAAGAGGGTAGTATTTCAAAAGCGGCGTTAAAATTAAATTGTGTGCAATCCAATGTAACGGCAAGGGTCAGGCAACTTGAAAGTGAGCTGGATGTTTCCCTTTTCCATAGAAAGCACCGTGGAGTCGAACTGACGGCAAAGGGCCGGATATTAATTGATTATGCTAAAGATGCCGTCCAATTAATAGACAATGCTCTGCTTGCCGTTAGTGATGATGAATTTATCAAGGGACCTTTGTCGATCGGCACAATGGAATCTACGGCAGCTGTGAGGTTGCCTGCTTTATTCTCAATATACCATAAGCAGTATCCTGATGTTCAATTAAAGCTTCAGACCGGAACCACAGAATTCCTTGTGAAAAGCGTGCTGGACTACCAGCTTGATGCGGCATTTGTCGCAGGGCCAGTGGATCACCCGGATCTATTTTCCTACCATGCATTTAATGAAGAGCTTGTTGTTATTACCGAGAAAAGGATAAAATCTCTGGCAAATCTTGATCGCCCCGATTTTATTGTTTTTAGGCGGGGGTGTTCTTACAGAGGAGCCCTTGAAGCCTGGGCAAAAGATAAGGGGATAATACCTGGGCAGATAATGGAACTGGGAACATTGGAAGGTATCTTGGGGTTTGTAAATGTGGGCATGGGGATTACCATGTTACCGCAGTCTATTGTATCAAATCTCAGATGGGAACATTCAGTCAAGACCCATGGAATTCCGCAAAAATCAAGGAAGACATCCACCCTCCTTGTCCATCGAAAAGATAGGGTGATTACCCGGGCATTGAAAAATTTCATTAAATTTCTTTCAAACCGCGAACCGCATAGTAAAGATAAATAG
- a CDS encoding integration host factor subunit alpha: MALTKNDIVERIAEKNDCSPTEAKDILEGLLEIIKSTLASGENLMISGFGKFQVNEKQPRKGRNPATGNSMVLAKRRVVSFKCAGKLKDRIND; encoded by the coding sequence GTGGCGCTGACAAAAAATGATATTGTTGAACGGATTGCAGAGAAAAATGATTGTAGTCCAACCGAAGCAAAAGACATTTTAGAGGGGCTTCTTGAAATCATAAAATCGACCCTTGCGTCAGGAGAAAATCTTATGATTAGCGGTTTCGGAAAATTTCAGGTAAATGAAAAACAACCGAGAAAGGGACGAAATCCAGCCACCGGGAATTCAATGGTGCTGGCCAAGAGGCGGGTGGTTTCATTTAAGTGCGCCGGGAAACTGAAGGACCGAATCAACGATTGA
- a CDS encoding VOC family protein, with product MKYAHTNIAARDWKTLAAFYCTVFNCRIKPPERSYSGEWLDRATGLSEARLEGAHLLLPGFGDDGPTLEIFTYAEMVETADSMANHLGYTHIAFEVDDVRKVYDKALEEGGIPLGKVTEKIVPGIGTLFFVYFKDPEGNIIEILSWNRE from the coding sequence ATGAAATACGCCCACACCAACATCGCAGCCCGGGATTGGAAGACCCTGGCCGCATTTTACTGCACCGTTTTCAACTGTCGGATTAAGCCACCGGAACGAAGCTATTCCGGGGAATGGCTTGACCGGGCCACGGGGCTGTCCGAAGCACGCCTTGAAGGAGCGCACCTTCTTTTGCCTGGCTTCGGTGATGATGGGCCGACGCTGGAGATTTTTACATATGCTGAGATGGTGGAGACTGCCGATTCCATGGCCAATCATCTGGGATATACCCATATCGCCTTCGAGGTGGATGATGTTAGAAAGGTGTATGACAAGGCCCTAGAGGAGGGAGGCATCCCCCTTGGCAAGGTAACGGAAAAAATAGTACCAGGAATCGGGACCCTATTCTTTGTCTATTTCAAGGATCCTGAGGGCAATATCATTGAGATTCTCTCCTGGAACAGGGAATAA
- a CDS encoding transposase, with product MNLIFDYVHNINRIADSNPGIIRLSMDAKAVIKVGPFSRGGYNRYGLRACDHDFQPDTLLKLFGIFLPATDESFFYFTESHITADFIVDALEQLWPTLKETYDPHTLVLNLDNGPENSSRRSQFMNRLVTFSQENSVSISLAYYPPYHSKYNPIERVWGRLEQHWNGELLDKVEKILGLAKTMTWKGWHPVVTFVEKIYKKGVSLTKQAMQIIENQIFRLRGIEQWAVDIPFYVD from the coding sequence GTGAATTTGATATTTGACTATGTTCATAATATCAACAGGATAGCCGATTCGAATCCAGGGATAATAAGATTATCAATGGATGCAAAAGCCGTCATAAAAGTGGGACCATTTTCACGAGGCGGATACAATCGTTATGGCTTACGAGCATGTGACCATGACTTTCAACCAGATACACTTTTAAAGCTTTTTGGTATATTTCTTCCGGCAACAGATGAAAGCTTTTTTTATTTTACCGAAAGTCATATTACAGCAGATTTCATCGTTGATGCCTTAGAACAATTATGGCCGACTCTTAAAGAAACGTATGATCCACACACCTTGGTTTTAAATTTAGATAATGGACCAGAAAATAGCAGCCGGAGAAGCCAATTTATGAATCGTCTGGTTACTTTTTCTCAAGAAAATTCCGTGAGCATTAGTTTAGCTTATTATCCACCATATCACAGTAAATACAATCCTATAGAAAGAGTTTGGGGTAGATTGGAACAACATTGGAATGGAGAGCTTTTGGATAAGGTTGAAAAAATTTTAGGATTAGCGAAAACGATGACCTGGAAAGGCTGGCATCCGGTTGTAACCTTCGTGGAAAAAATTTATAAAAAAGGCGTAAGCCTGACAAAACAGGCCATGCAAATCATAGAGAATCAGATTTTCCGACTTCGAGGGATTGAGCAATGGGCTGTTGATATACCTTTCTATGTTGATTGA
- a CDS encoding RDD family protein, with the protein MNEYEYAGFWVRTGAAIIDTILILIIIVPILTAIYGTDYWINQSIVKGFWDVLFNYILPAIAIIIFWTYKSATPGKMALKLTIVDAKTGGHPSTGQLIGRYLGYYISIIPLFLGLIWVGIDRRKQGLHDKLAGTVVLKNNKKEKVTFESKE; encoded by the coding sequence ATGAATGAATATGAATATGCCGGTTTTTGGGTCCGAACCGGTGCCGCAATTATTGATACCATTTTAATTCTAATTATTATTGTCCCAATCCTCACGGCTATTTATGGTACCGATTATTGGATTAATCAGTCTATTGTAAAAGGCTTTTGGGATGTTTTGTTCAATTACATACTACCTGCAATTGCGATCATCATTTTCTGGACCTACAAATCTGCTACACCTGGTAAAATGGCATTAAAACTGACGATTGTTGATGCAAAAACCGGTGGGCACCCTTCTACGGGGCAATTGATCGGGCGTTACCTTGGATATTACATTTCTATAATTCCTTTATTCCTTGGGTTAATATGGGTCGGCATCGATAGAAGAAAGCAAGGGTTGCACGATAAATTAGCAGGCACCGTTGTCCTTAAAAATAATAAAAAAGAGAAGGTTACATTCGAATCAAAAGAATAA
- a CDS encoding macro domain-containing protein, with protein MKKIIIIKGDITLASVDAIVNAANPKMLGGGGVDGAIHKAAGPKLIEECRKVKAVNGIRCPVGDARITPGGNLKSKYVIHTVGPRYRIDKNPEQLLISAFKSSLDLAISNQCDSIAFPAISCGAYGYPPTEAADIAISVCKRATYNDLMIYFYLFNEKLVQTWENALKKIDT; from the coding sequence ATGAAAAAAATAATAATTATAAAAGGTGATATCACTTTGGCATCAGTGGATGCAATCGTCAACGCTGCTAACCCCAAAATGCTTGGCGGGGGTGGCGTTGATGGTGCAATACATAAAGCTGCGGGCCCAAAACTGATAGAGGAATGCAGAAAAGTTAAAGCCGTAAATGGCATTCGTTGCCCGGTTGGTGACGCAAGAATTACACCTGGAGGGAATCTTAAATCAAAATACGTTATTCATACTGTTGGTCCAAGATACCGGATTGATAAGAATCCTGAACAACTTCTCATCTCTGCTTTTAAAAGTAGCCTAGATCTTGCGATTTCCAACCAATGCGACTCTATAGCATTCCCCGCCATATCATGCGGTGCTTATGGCTATCCCCCTACTGAAGCAGCGGATATCGCAATTTCAGTATGCAAAAGAGCAACTTATAACGACCTAATGATATATTTTTACCTTTTCAACGAAAAGTTAGTTCAAACTTGGGAAAATGCTCTTAAGAAAATAGACACATGA